From a single Labrenzia sp. PHM005 genomic region:
- a CDS encoding S9 family peptidase, whose translation MKNDMRPPRAQARATQIETHGITRQDDYAWLRADNWQEVMKDPTVLDGDIRAYLEAENAYQDAQMSETKPLQDTLFSEMRGRIKEDDSAVPSPDGPYAYSLKYETGGQHPIFYRTPRDGGQETVMVNGDQEADGKAYFKIAGASHSPDHKLLAWAYDDKGSEYFSLQFRDLESGKDLAYSIEDTGSGGVFSADSKFVFYVRLDANHRPSKLFRHEIGTDPASDVLVYEEKDAGFFMGVGKTQSGDTIVIDIHDHETSEVWMIPSDQPTADPVLIAPRQTGIEYSIDDHGDQLYILTNSDDAEDFKIVTAPKANPGRDNWHDLVPHKAGCLILSHCVYKSFMTRLEREDGLPRIVIRNLENGSEHSVAFDEEAYSLGLSGGYEFDTDTIRFSYSSMTTPAQTFDYNVKTGERVLRKEQEVPSGHTASDYVTRRLMAPAADGETVPVSILYRKDTPLNGSAPLLLYGYGSYGISIPASFNTNCLSLVDRGFVYAIAHIRGGKEKGFGWYKAGRRENKKNTFTDFIAAADHLVAENFTGYDKIIAQGGSAGGMLMGAIANLAPEKFAGIIAEVPFVDVLATMLDDTLPLTPPEWPEWGNPITDKTAYEYIASYSPYDNVEAKDYPAILALAGLTDPRVTYWEPAKWVAKLRATKTGDSLLMLKTNMDAGHGGASGRFDRLKEVALVQAFALKIAGKV comes from the coding sequence ATGAAAAACGATATGCGCCCTCCTCGCGCCCAAGCGCGTGCCACCCAAATTGAAACCCACGGAATCACGCGCCAGGACGATTACGCCTGGCTGCGCGCCGACAATTGGCAGGAGGTCATGAAAGATCCAACTGTCCTCGACGGCGACATTCGTGCCTATCTGGAAGCGGAAAACGCTTATCAAGATGCGCAGATGTCTGAGACAAAGCCGCTGCAGGACACGCTGTTTTCCGAGATGCGCGGCCGCATCAAGGAAGACGACAGTGCTGTTCCCTCCCCCGACGGTCCCTATGCCTACAGCCTGAAATATGAAACCGGCGGTCAGCACCCGATTTTCTACCGCACCCCGCGCGATGGCGGGCAAGAGACCGTCATGGTCAATGGCGATCAGGAAGCGGATGGCAAGGCCTATTTCAAAATCGCCGGAGCCAGCCATTCTCCTGATCACAAGCTGCTTGCCTGGGCTTATGACGATAAGGGGTCTGAGTACTTTTCGCTCCAGTTCCGCGATCTAGAAAGCGGCAAAGACCTGGCGTACTCCATCGAGGATACCGGCAGCGGCGGTGTGTTTTCCGCGGACAGCAAATTCGTCTTCTATGTCCGTCTGGATGCCAACCACAGGCCCTCAAAACTTTTCCGCCACGAAATTGGCACAGACCCAGCAAGCGATGTTCTGGTTTACGAGGAGAAAGACGCCGGGTTCTTCATGGGCGTCGGCAAAACCCAGTCCGGCGACACGATCGTCATCGACATTCATGATCACGAAACGTCCGAAGTCTGGATGATACCGTCAGATCAGCCGACTGCTGATCCGGTACTGATTGCCCCGCGCCAGACCGGGATCGAATACTCCATCGATGATCATGGTGATCAGCTCTACATCCTCACCAACTCAGACGATGCAGAAGATTTTAAGATTGTCACAGCCCCCAAAGCCAATCCGGGCCGGGACAACTGGCACGATCTGGTACCACACAAAGCCGGCTGCCTGATCCTGTCCCATTGCGTCTACAAGTCCTTCATGACCCGCTTGGAACGGGAAGACGGTTTGCCACGGATTGTCATCCGCAATCTGGAAAACGGTAGCGAACACTCCGTTGCCTTCGACGAGGAAGCCTATTCTCTCGGCCTCTCCGGTGGATACGAATTCGATACCGACACGATCCGGTTCTCCTATTCTTCGATGACGACACCGGCGCAAACCTTTGACTACAATGTCAAAACGGGCGAGCGTGTGCTGCGAAAGGAACAGGAAGTGCCGTCCGGCCACACAGCCAGCGACTATGTCACCCGGCGTTTGATGGCACCGGCGGCAGACGGAGAAACTGTTCCGGTTTCAATCTTGTACCGCAAAGACACGCCCCTGAATGGTTCTGCGCCGCTGCTGCTTTATGGATATGGTTCTTATGGAATTTCCATCCCGGCCAGCTTCAACACCAATTGCCTCTCCCTCGTCGACCGGGGATTTGTCTATGCAATTGCTCACATCCGCGGCGGCAAAGAAAAGGGCTTTGGCTGGTACAAGGCTGGACGGCGCGAAAACAAAAAGAACACCTTCACCGATTTCATTGCAGCTGCCGATCATCTGGTTGCGGAAAACTTCACAGGCTATGACAAGATCATTGCGCAAGGCGGATCTGCCGGCGGCATGCTGATGGGGGCAATAGCCAATCTGGCACCGGAGAAGTTCGCCGGCATCATTGCCGAAGTGCCTTTCGTCGATGTGCTGGCAACGATGTTGGATGACACCTTGCCGCTCACTCCGCCGGAATGGCCCGAATGGGGCAACCCAATCACCGACAAAACAGCATATGAATACATTGCCTCTTATTCGCCCTACGACAACGTGGAAGCCAAGGATTATCCGGCGATTCTGGCCCTGGCCGGACTGACAGATCCGCGCGTCACCTACTGGGAACCGGCCAAATGGGTCGCAAAATTGCGGGCGACCAAAACCGGTGACAGCCTCTTGATGCTGAAGACCAATATGGATG
- a CDS encoding ABC transporter substrate binding protein — MLTWRGITPAEQGFKSKLAELGFEVEYEHFDSERDVTNLAGFLRENRKRIAQKDLIYTFGTTTTVTVQNFDIGNIPQVFNIVTDPVGNGITFSIETPTNGATGAKLSLSADAILQLVEKIYPFKTIAVLFDPREVNATHEADKVLMAAEAMEKQATLLRLIPDNADLETQIAALKPQIEIVDVVYVASTSSFMTQGELLRRIIPNDTVSVGSSPAMVDRGISLSFGENYWNRGEAAAEVAAKILRNGKLPNQVPINEIVPDEATIFVNRSTPAGEKLNLKNLPNKIQEK, encoded by the coding sequence ATGCTTACGTGGCGCGGCATCACTCCGGCAGAACAAGGTTTCAAGTCGAAATTGGCCGAACTGGGATTTGAGGTGGAATACGAACACTTTGACTCAGAAAGAGATGTGACCAATCTCGCTGGTTTTTTGCGAGAGAACCGAAAAAGAATTGCGCAGAAGGACCTCATTTACACATTCGGGACAACAACCACAGTCACCGTGCAGAACTTCGACATCGGGAATATCCCTCAGGTCTTCAATATTGTTACGGATCCTGTCGGTAACGGGATCACCTTCTCAATTGAGACGCCGACCAACGGGGCTACCGGCGCAAAACTTTCCTTATCGGCAGACGCGATCCTGCAACTCGTTGAAAAAATTTATCCCTTCAAGACGATTGCAGTCCTTTTTGATCCACGCGAAGTCAACGCCACACACGAAGCAGACAAAGTCTTGATGGCCGCGGAAGCTATGGAAAAACAGGCAACCCTGCTCCGCCTCATACCGGACAATGCAGATCTGGAAACTCAGATCGCGGCTTTGAAGCCACAGATTGAAATCGTCGATGTCGTCTATGTCGCGTCAACCTCGTCTTTCATGACCCAAGGCGAACTGTTGCGCCGGATCATACCAAACGACACTGTGAGCGTCGGTTCGTCTCCTGCTATGGTCGACCGCGGTATTTCATTGTCGTTTGGAGAAAACTACTGGAACCGTGGCGAGGCGGCTGCAGAAGTCGCGGCCAAGATTTTGCGCAACGGCAAACTTCCAAACCAAGTGCCAATAAACGAGATCGTACCCGATGAGGCGACAATCTTCGTCAATCGCAGCACCCCAGCCGGTGAAAAACTGAATTTGAAAAACCTGCCCAACAAAATCCAAGAAAAATAG
- a CDS encoding MFS transporter yields MSVANATDPYMPDGSYAWFRLAISILLSTLGGAGMWAVVIVMPAVQVDFGIDRAGAALPYTLTMIGFGLGNYLLGRFVDRYGIVPPVIASALFLSAGFALAALSTDIWSFSLAQGVLIGLGTSATFGPLVADVSHWFVKRRGLAVACAACGNYLAGVVWPSLIQWNLATNDWRETYLLIAVICLLSMIPLALFLRRPPPETAFSTTPETTPFGQVSTGLSPQALQTLLVIAAIGCCVAMSMPQVHIVAYCVDLGYGVAPGADMIAIMTAAGVVSRLVSGVLADKIGGVRTLLIGSVLQCAALFLFIPFNGLASLYLISLIFGLSQGGIVPSYAVIVREYLPAREAGQRVGLVIMATILGMALGGWLSGWIYDLTGSYNAAFLNGIAWNVLNMAIIVSILVKGRKRLQPVA; encoded by the coding sequence ATGTCCGTCGCAAACGCCACTGATCCCTATATGCCCGATGGTTCTTATGCCTGGTTCAGGCTGGCCATCTCGATTCTGTTGAGCACGCTTGGCGGTGCAGGCATGTGGGCCGTGGTGATCGTGATGCCTGCTGTCCAGGTTGATTTCGGTATCGACCGGGCCGGTGCCGCCCTTCCCTACACATTGACGATGATCGGGTTCGGCCTTGGCAACTATCTGCTTGGCCGGTTTGTCGATCGGTACGGGATTGTTCCCCCGGTGATCGCCTCGGCTCTTTTCTTGAGCGCAGGCTTTGCGCTCGCTGCACTCTCAACGGACATTTGGAGCTTTTCGCTTGCTCAAGGGGTCCTGATTGGTCTGGGGACTTCGGCGACCTTTGGCCCGCTGGTCGCGGATGTTTCCCACTGGTTCGTGAAGCGCCGCGGCCTTGCGGTCGCCTGTGCGGCTTGTGGCAATTACCTCGCGGGTGTGGTTTGGCCGTCCCTGATCCAATGGAATCTTGCCACCAATGACTGGCGCGAAACCTATCTGCTGATCGCGGTAATCTGCCTCCTCAGCATGATCCCGCTCGCTCTGTTTTTGCGCCGCCCTCCGCCAGAGACAGCCTTCAGTACCACGCCTGAAACCACGCCGTTTGGGCAAGTCTCGACTGGCTTGTCACCGCAAGCCCTGCAAACGCTCCTGGTGATTGCCGCAATTGGGTGCTGCGTTGCCATGTCGATGCCCCAAGTTCATATCGTTGCTTATTGTGTCGACCTTGGATATGGCGTTGCGCCCGGTGCAGACATGATTGCCATCATGACAGCCGCTGGTGTTGTCAGCCGATTAGTTTCCGGTGTTCTGGCCGACAAAATTGGTGGTGTACGAACACTGCTTATCGGCTCAGTCTTGCAATGCGCTGCATTGTTTTTGTTCATTCCGTTTAATGGGCTGGCGTCGCTCTACCTGATTTCGCTGATCTTCGGCTTGAGCCAAGGAGGGATTGTGCCCAGTTACGCGGTGATTGTGCGCGAGTATCTGCCCGCACGCGAAGCTGGACAACGGGTCGGTCTTGTCATCATGGCGACAATTCTCGGCATGGCGCTTGGCGGATGGCTCTCTGGTTGGATCTATGATCTGACCGGCTCCTATAACGCAGCGTTCCTCAATGGCATTGCCTGGAACGTCCTGAACATGGCGATTATAGTCTCCATATTGGTCAAAGGCCGCAAAAGGCTCCAACCAGTTGCATGA
- a CDS encoding helix-turn-helix domain-containing protein, with product MNTQTNAFGSTLKTLRRERGLSQAVLADKLGSTQRHISFLETGRARPSPFMVKRIERELVLSVARGHVLYETAGFTSPYKSRAEDSPDVLDALDLIEKRLLANWPFPAFVLDKRWTILRSNLPGTLFLSEFFETQNKPPNLFQIFLSPIFRERVLNWQEAAPIFAARLYREAAVDPELAELLEKARLDGLLDGLEENDRTEVPVFVPVEFSGPDGTPLRLTSLLGQLASVQDAVIEGMTVELMVPMDTATEACLLKTGQQAENIQTAE from the coding sequence ATGAACACTCAAACAAACGCGTTTGGCAGCACCTTAAAAACGCTCCGTCGCGAACGTGGGTTGAGCCAAGCGGTGCTGGCGGACAAATTGGGCTCAACCCAGCGCCACATCTCCTTTCTTGAAACTGGCCGCGCCCGGCCAAGCCCTTTCATGGTGAAGAGGATTGAACGCGAATTGGTTCTATCCGTTGCGCGCGGCCATGTGCTTTATGAAACTGCCGGTTTTACGAGCCCTTACAAAAGCCGCGCAGAAGACTCTCCTGATGTTTTGGACGCCCTCGATTTGATCGAGAAGCGCCTTCTCGCCAATTGGCCATTTCCTGCATTTGTCCTCGACAAACGATGGACAATTCTGCGCTCGAATCTCCCCGGCACACTGTTTTTGAGCGAGTTTTTTGAAACGCAGAACAAACCGCCAAATTTGTTCCAGATTTTTCTCTCGCCGATCTTTCGCGAACGGGTTCTTAATTGGCAAGAAGCCGCTCCCATATTTGCTGCCCGCCTTTATAGGGAAGCAGCTGTAGACCCGGAGTTGGCGGAGTTGTTGGAAAAAGCACGTCTGGATGGACTTCTTGACGGCCTTGAGGAAAACGATCGGACAGAAGTTCCGGTGTTTGTCCCTGTCGAGTTCTCCGGCCCCGATGGCACTCCCCTTCGATTAACCTCTCTTCTTGGCCAGCTAGCATCCGTGCAGGATGCGGTTATCGAAGGCATGACAGTTGAATTGATGGTGCCTATGGATACAGCCACAGAAGCCTGCCTTTTGAAGACCGGCCAGCAAGCTGAAAACATTCAGACGGCAGAGTAA
- a CDS encoding MAPEG family protein, which yields MTTWIFAVLALHLAQIYLSAAMYLPTEGLMRHAGGRDEMPAKGLITGRADRALNNMKENLPFFLVPALLSYVVPNTNTELAVLGAQVFFWARLVFVPAYLSGIPGPRSIAYSVALIGNLMMFWALIA from the coding sequence ATGACCACCTGGATCTTTGCCGTTCTTGCCCTTCATCTGGCACAAATCTATTTGAGCGCGGCGATGTATCTGCCGACGGAAGGGCTGATGCGACATGCGGGCGGGCGGGATGAAATGCCTGCGAAGGGGCTGATCACGGGCCGGGCCGACCGAGCGCTCAACAACATGAAAGAAAACCTGCCGTTCTTCCTTGTTCCTGCACTTCTTTCCTATGTTGTTCCAAACACAAACACCGAACTTGCCGTTCTGGGTGCACAGGTATTCTTTTGGGCCCGGCTGGTGTTTGTCCCTGCTTATCTCAGCGGCATTCCCGGCCCAAGGTCGATCGCATACTCGGTTGCGCTGATCGGCAATCTTATGATGTTCTGGGCGCTGATTGCCTAA
- a CDS encoding ABC transporter substrate-binding protein — protein MSILRILGSVLAGICVFLSWSALAHSHNKIIAYTGYLPPLSINKQEQGIAVEIMQLVAEEAGLELDVRFAPWKRAQILAENTPGSLLFSLAYSRKRSEKFTYIAPLLYTESAFVTLDKRIDSFEMAVEEGKTIGVHLGSYRANILKRNGLTNLTEIASAEQMSDMLHAGRIDAWYTMSMRASYMAKKRGRDPHQLIIGAPMSHGVQWLAANRDIDPALKGRISKAVSKVWRDPRFWQIVDSYAK, from the coding sequence TTGTCTATTCTTCGGATCCTAGGTTCCGTTCTGGCGGGAATTTGTGTGTTTCTGAGCTGGTCAGCGCTTGCTCACAGTCATAATAAGATCATTGCCTATACAGGCTACCTGCCGCCGCTTTCCATAAACAAGCAAGAACAAGGAATTGCGGTCGAAATTATGCAGCTTGTGGCAGAAGAAGCGGGACTTGAACTTGATGTCCGGTTTGCTCCTTGGAAACGGGCCCAAATTCTGGCGGAAAACACACCGGGCTCTCTGCTGTTTTCCCTCGCCTATTCCAGAAAACGCAGCGAAAAGTTCACCTACATCGCGCCTCTTCTCTACACCGAGAGTGCCTTCGTTACCTTGGACAAGCGAATCGATAGTTTCGAGATGGCGGTTGAGGAAGGCAAAACCATCGGCGTCCACCTTGGCAGCTACCGTGCAAATATTCTCAAGAGAAACGGTCTGACCAACCTAACTGAAATTGCAAGCGCTGAACAAATGTCAGACATGCTGCATGCTGGCCGCATCGATGCCTGGTACACGATGTCCATGCGCGCCAGTTACATGGCTAAGAAGAGGGGCCGCGATCCGCACCAATTGATCATCGGCGCCCCCATGTCTCATGGTGTGCAATGGCTTGCAGCAAATCGGGACATTGATCCCGCGCTAAAAGGCCGGATTTCCAAAGCTGTTTCAAAAGTTTGGCGGGACCCGCGATTCTGGCAAATTGTCGACAGTTACGCAAAGTGA
- the msrB gene encoding peptide-methionine (R)-S-oxide reductase MsrB: MSQDEGNKVRKPIAEWMAQLTPEQFYVTRQSGTERPYTGPYWNSFETGRYDCVCCNAPLFLSDTKFDAGCGWPSFFQAVTPDAIREIEDHSHGMIRTEIRCNRCDAHLGHVFPDGPAPTGLRYCMNGHAMQFQPDGKA; the protein is encoded by the coding sequence ATGAGCCAGGACGAAGGCAATAAAGTCAGGAAACCAATCGCAGAATGGATGGCTCAGCTGACACCGGAGCAATTCTATGTCACCCGGCAATCGGGCACAGAGCGTCCCTATACCGGTCCCTATTGGAACAGTTTCGAAACCGGGCGGTACGACTGCGTCTGCTGTAACGCGCCATTGTTTCTCTCAGACACGAAATTCGACGCCGGGTGCGGCTGGCCTAGCTTTTTCCAAGCCGTAACTCCTGATGCAATCCGAGAAATCGAAGATCATTCTCATGGGATGATCCGCACTGAGATCCGCTGCAACCGGTGCGACGCGCATTTAGGCCATGTTTTTCCTGACGGCCCCGCACCGACCGGATTGCGCTATTGCATGAATGGCCACGCAATGCAGTTCCAGCCAGACGGCAAAGCGTAA